Within the Thermus oshimai DSM 12092 genome, the region CCGGCTTACCCAAGACCCCTGGGACCAGCGGGTGGACTTCCTGGCCACGGAGAAGGGGGTGTTCCCCACCCTGGGGTCGGATGACGGGGGAGGGGAGGGCGGGGGCTGGTAGACTTGGGCCATGCGGGGAGCCCTTTTGGACCGGGACGGGGTCCTCCTCCTTTTGGACGAGGAGGCCCTGTACCGGAAAGCCCTGGAGCTTGGGGCCTACGGGGCGGGGAAGGAGCGGGCCCTGGCCCTCCTGGCCCGGGTGGTGCGGCGGGTAAACGAGGCGGTGCGCACCCTTTCCGTGCGCACCCTGGAGGAGGAAGAGGCCCTCTTCCAAACGCTGGCCGAGGAGGTGGCCCGGGAGCTCCGCGCCCCCCTTTCCAAGCTCAGGGGGCTCCGCTACTACCATTTCATGCGCCCTGCCCCGGGGGCTTTGGACCTCCTACAGTCCCTGAAGGCCCGGGGCCTTAAGGTGGGCGTGCTCTCCAACACCCTGCCGAGCCTGAAGGAAAGCCTGGTCCACCACGGCCTGGGGGAGTACGTGGACCGCTTCTACGCCTCCTGCGCCCTGGGGCTGGCCAAGCCCGACCCCAAGGCCTTCCTCCTGGCCCTTCAGGACCTGGCCCTGCCTCCCCCGGAAGTCCTTTACCTGGACGACGATCCGGAGAACGTGCGGGTGGCCCGGACCCTGGGCCTGAGGGCCGAGGTCTACGTCCCCGGCCAGCCCATGTCGCTGGGAGGCTAGAGCACGGGGAGGTCGGCCACCGCGGCCACCTCGAGGCCCGGCGTCCCCTGCCGGAAGGCGGCCAGCCGCCCCACCACCCGGCCCCCCGCCCTCAGGACCATCTTCTCCATGGCCCGCATGGTTTCCCCGCTGGAGACCACGTCGGAGACCAGGGTCACCCTCTGGTTGAGGAGCTTCTCCGCGAAGCGGCGGTCCAGCCACAGCACCTCCCCCACGCCCAGGGTGAGGGTTTCCACCTCCTGGATGATGGGGTCTTCCATGTAGGGCCGCCGCCGCCTCCGGGCCACCACGTAGGGGAGGCCCAGGCTCTCCGCCAG harbors:
- a CDS encoding HAD family hydrolase yields the protein MRGALLDRDGVLLLLDEEALYRKALELGAYGAGKERALALLARVVRRVNEAVRTLSVRTLEEEEALFQTLAEEVARELRAPLSKLRGLRYYHFMRPAPGALDLLQSLKARGLKVGVLSNTLPSLKESLVHHGLGEYVDRFYASCALGLAKPDPKAFLLALQDLALPPPEVLYLDDDPENVRVARTLGLRAEVYVPGQPMSLGG
- a CDS encoding PRPP-binding protein, adenine/guanine phosphoribosyltransferase, whose translation is METYPISIGGVTRHVPLIEPLPGRRIPLVEFLGDPELVRAAAEALKPLVPKETEVLFTTETSPIPLTHVLAESLGLPYVVARRRRRPYMEDPIIQEVETLTLGVGEVLWLDRRFAEKLLNQRVTLVSDVVSSGETMRAMEKMVLRAGGRVVGRLAAFRQGTPGLEVAAVADLPVL